A window of the Synechococcus sp. LTW-R genome harbors these coding sequences:
- a CDS encoding histidinol-phosphate transaminase — translation MEQAWPPARPEVESLHAYSAPLEGRRPLLRLDFNESTVGPSPRVVEALRAIPADQIGIYPEYDGLREAVIANLGLPLQPEQVGLFNGVDAAIHAVFHAYGDRGETLLTTSPTFGYYTPCAQMQGMTIEAVPYLGEAFDFPQETIRERLQVLKPRLLLICNPNNPTGTRLAPEVIRELAAAAPSTLVVVDELYEAFTGDSVLPRADFAATPNLLVLRSLAKTAGLAGLRIGFALGHAAVVDRVSRVTGPYDINSFAVTAAFAALKDQAYVDAYVQQVLQARTWMAEMLQAAGVRHHIDGGNYLLVWPKSDPALIDQGLRQAGILVRAMTGKPLIDGSLRVSLGTTAQMQQFWAAYAALEGLPA, via the coding sequence ATGGAGCAAGCGTGGCCACCGGCTCGCCCTGAAGTGGAGAGCCTCCATGCCTATAGCGCTCCCCTGGAGGGACGCCGGCCGTTGCTGCGCCTCGACTTCAACGAGAGCACCGTCGGCCCCAGCCCCCGCGTTGTCGAAGCGCTGCGGGCCATACCCGCTGATCAGATCGGCATTTACCCCGAGTACGACGGGCTGCGGGAAGCGGTCATCGCCAACCTGGGACTGCCGCTGCAGCCCGAGCAAGTCGGCCTGTTCAACGGTGTCGATGCGGCGATCCACGCCGTCTTTCACGCCTATGGCGACCGTGGGGAGACGTTGCTCACCACATCGCCGACCTTCGGCTACTACACGCCCTGCGCTCAGATGCAGGGAATGACGATCGAGGCGGTTCCCTATCTGGGGGAGGCCTTTGACTTTCCGCAGGAGACGATTCGCGAGCGCCTGCAGGTCCTCAAGCCCCGACTGCTCCTGATCTGCAATCCGAATAACCCCACCGGAACCCGCCTCGCACCGGAGGTCATCCGCGAGCTTGCGGCCGCAGCACCATCGACGTTGGTGGTCGTGGATGAGCTCTACGAGGCCTTCACCGGCGACAGCGTTCTCCCCAGGGCCGACTTCGCAGCCACGCCGAATCTGCTGGTGCTGCGCTCGCTGGCCAAAACCGCCGGTTTGGCGGGGTTACGCATCGGTTTTGCCTTGGGGCACGCCGCCGTGGTCGATCGCGTCAGCCGGGTCACGGGGCCCTACGACATCAACAGTTTTGCGGTGACCGCGGCCTTCGCAGCCCTGAAGGATCAGGCCTACGTCGATGCCTACGTCCAGCAGGTTCTCCAGGCCAGAACCTGGATGGCGGAGATGCTCCAGGCCGCAGGCGTTCGCCACCACATCGATGGCGGGAACTATCTGCTGGTCTGGCCCAAATCTGATCCGGCGCTGATCGATCAGGGGCTCCGTCAGGCCGGGATTTTGGTGCGGGCCATGACCGGAAAGCCAT